In Flavobacterium lacustre, a genomic segment contains:
- the der gene encoding ribosome biogenesis GTPase Der translates to MNNIVAIVGRPNVGKSTLFNRLIQRREAIVDSVSGVTRDRNYGKSEWNGKEFSVIDTGGYVRGSDDVFEGEIRKQVELAIDEADVIIFVVDVEEGITPMDDAVARLLRKVTKPVLLAVNKVDNAMREKDAIEFYNLGLGEYFTFASISGSGTGDLLDALIDAFPIKPEPTQEEVVLPRFAVVGRPNAGKSSFINALIGKDRYIVTDIAGTTRDAIDTKFDRFGFEFNLVDTAGIRRKAKVKEDLEFYSVMRSVRAIEHSDICILIIDATRGFEGQDQSIFWLAEKNRKGVVILVNKWDLVEKDTMSTRDYEAKIREELMPFTDVPILFVSALTKQRLLKALEATVQVFENRKQHIATSKFNEFMLKVIEAYPPPATKGKYVKIKYCMQLPTPTPQFVFFANMPQYVKEPYKRYLENKIRENWDFSGVPIDIYIREK, encoded by the coding sequence ATGAACAATATTGTTGCGATAGTAGGAAGACCTAATGTAGGGAAATCAACCCTTTTTAATAGGCTGATACAAAGAAGAGAAGCTATTGTGGATTCGGTTTCTGGGGTTACCAGAGATAGAAACTACGGTAAAAGCGAGTGGAACGGAAAAGAGTTTTCTGTAATTGATACCGGTGGATATGTGCGTGGATCGGATGACGTCTTTGAAGGCGAAATTCGTAAACAAGTAGAATTGGCTATCGATGAAGCTGATGTTATTATTTTTGTGGTGGATGTTGAAGAAGGTATAACACCAATGGATGACGCCGTTGCGAGATTGTTACGTAAAGTGACTAAGCCTGTTTTACTTGCTGTAAATAAGGTAGATAATGCGATGCGTGAGAAAGATGCAATTGAGTTTTATAACCTTGGTTTAGGAGAATATTTTACGTTTGCCAGTATTTCGGGAAGTGGTACAGGAGATTTGTTGGATGCATTGATTGATGCTTTTCCTATAAAACCAGAACCAACTCAAGAAGAAGTAGTTTTACCTCGCTTTGCGGTTGTAGGTCGTCCTAATGCCGGAAAATCAAGTTTCATTAATGCCTTAATTGGTAAAGATAGATACATAGTTACGGATATTGCCGGAACTACGCGTGATGCTATTGATACTAAATTTGATCGTTTTGGTTTTGAATTTAACTTGGTGGATACTGCGGGAATTCGTCGTAAAGCGAAAGTAAAAGAAGATCTAGAGTTTTATTCAGTAATGCGTTCGGTTCGTGCGATTGAACATTCGGATATTTGTATCTTGATTATTGATGCTACTCGTGGATTTGAAGGGCAGGACCAAAGTATTTTTTGGTTAGCCGAGAAAAACCGAAAAGGTGTTGTAATTCTTGTAAATAAATGGGATTTGGTCGAAAAAGATACCATGTCAACTCGTGATTACGAAGCTAAAATTAGAGAAGAATTAATGCCATTTACAGATGTGCCTATTCTTTTTGTTTCTGCTTTGACTAAACAACGTTTGTTGAAAGCTTTGGAAGCTACCGTTCAAGTTTTTGAAAATAGAAAGCAACATATTGCTACTTCAAAATTCAATGAGTTTATGTTGAAAGTGATTGAAGCGTATCCTCCGCCAGCAACCAAAGGGAAATATGTGAAAATTAAATATTGTATGCAGTTACCAACACCAACACCACAATTTGTGTTTTTTGCTAATATGCCACAATATGTTAAAGAGCCTTACAAGCGCTATTTGGAAAATAAAATCAGAGAAAACTGGGACTTTTCAGGAGTGCCAATAGATATTTATATTAGAGAAAAATAA